The genomic window AGGGCTCAAGTACCAAGTAAGAAACGGGAACATAGAGCGGAAATGGCAATTGTAAAAGCGAGAGGATCGAATCATTCAAGAAAAATACACAGATATGAAATCACCGATAAGGGGGTGGAAATTTATGAATAAAGGTGAAGAAATTTTGGCTAAAGCAATTTCTGCAGCCCTTAGAGAGGTAGCTCCGGGGCTGGAGTCGGTTTTAGAGGCCCACCTTAGAGCGACTTTGAATAAAGGCCTTGAGGTGGCATACGAGAATCCAAAGGAATTCAAAGATGCTGTTTCAAAACTTTTTGGTGAGTACAGCGCTAGGTTGCTGGAGATGGTAATCATAAACAAGCTCAAAGGGCGTCTTGGAGAGGAAGGAGAAATCAACTCCTTGGAGGAATTAGTGGAACAGATACGCGAAATTTACGGTGAGTAAAATGGATCCTCTAGAGCTAATGACTGCAGCATCAGAAAAGATAACCCCAACGCTCCTGAACTATGAGATAGGTAGCGATATCGAGAGCGTGCTTTACCACTTAATAAAGAGACTGAGAGGGGAGTACGAGGAGTTTGTAATAATCTCTTTTCAAGATGCATATGTTTCCATCTTAAAGTACCTGAAGTCGGTGTACAAAGATGCTAGCGAGGTCTTTAAGGATACATACTTAATATCCGTGAATCCATTTCTTGAAGAAGAATTAAATCCAAATCTTCTCATCAAAACAAAGGATGCTGAGATTATTGTAGGCAGAACCAGGTCAAATTTGGGCACAAAAAGTAATACCTTATTCCTTGTTTTGGGTCTCGATCTCTACGGAGTCAAATACCCCGATGAGCTTGTCGTAATCATTCCAGCACTCATTAGGGTTC from Thermococcus bergensis includes these protein-coding regions:
- a CDS encoding NitrOD5 domain-containing protein, which encodes MNKGEEILAKAISAALREVAPGLESVLEAHLRATLNKGLEVAYENPKEFKDAVSKLFGEYSARLLEMVIINKLKGRLGEEGEINSLEELVEQIREIYGE